CATCCGCCTGCACATCTACCACCTTGTCTCAACCGTCTCGCCGCACAACGTCAACATCGACGCCAGCATCGCTGCGCGCGGCCTGAGCGGCGAAGGCTACCGCGGCCACTACTTCTGGGACGAAATCTACATCATGCCGTTCTTCATCCAGCACCTGCCGGAGGTCGCGCGCGCCCTGCTGATGTTCCGCTACCACCGCCTCGACGCAGCCCGCGAGTATGCGCGTGACAACGGCTACCACGGCGCGATGTACCCCTGGCAGACCGCCGATGACGGACGCGAGGAAACGCCGACCATCCACTACAATCCGAAGAGCGGCGCCTGGGATCCCGACCTGAGCTGCCGTCAGCGCCACGTCTCGATCGCGGTCTTCTACAACGCCTGGCGCTACGTGCACGACACCGGCGACACGGAGTTCCTGAACAGCTACGGTGCGGAGATGATGTTCGAGATCGCGCGCTTCTGGGCGAGCATCGCCACCTTCTCGCCTGATGACGGACGCTATCACATCGAAGGCGTGATGGGTCCGGACGAGTTCCACGAAGAACTTCCAGGTTCGGGCAAACCCGGATTGAAAGACAACTCTTACACCAACATCATGACCGCCTGGCTGCTTGAAAAAGCGATTGAAATCAGCCAGAGGCTTGATCCTGCGGTAATGGATGGCCTCATGGAGAAGATCGGCATCGGCCACGACGAATTCATGAAGTGGCGCGACATTTCGGGCAAGATGAACGTGCTCATTGACCAGAACGGCATTCTTGAACAGTTCGATGGCTACATGGGGCTGAAAGAGCTCGACTGGGAACACTACAAACTCAAGTACGGCAACATCCACCGGATGGACAGGATTCTGAAGGCTGAGAACGATTCGCCCGACCACTACAAGGTGGCCAAGCAGGCCGACGTGCTGATGACCTTCTACACACTTTCTCCGGCGGAGGTGTGCGCCATTCTCGAAAATCTCGGCTACCACGTTGCCGACCCGCTCAGGTTCGTGCGCGACAACTACGCATTCTACGAACCGCGCACTAGCCACGGCTCAACCCTGAGCAAGGTGGTGCACTCGATCATTTCGAGCTACCTGCCCAATGGCCACGAAATGGCATGGAACTGGTTCATCGAAGCGCTCCGAAGCGACATTCACGATACACAGGGCGGCACCACGCCTGAAGGCCTGCACTGCGGCGTAATGGCAGGTACCATCGACACCGTCACCCGCTATTTCTCGGGCATCGCCTTCCACAAAGACATGCTGAACATCCAACCCAACTTCCCGTCGCACTGGAGGCGCCTCGAGACAAACCTCACCTTCCAGAAGAGCTGGTACCGGATTGTCATCACCCCCAAAAGTGTCTCGGTCACGCTGACCGAATCGGATGCCAATGAACTGCCCGCCTTTATCGGGGGACGCTCCGTCACCCTCAAAAAAGGTGAGGAACTGACCGTCCAGCTCGGCTGAACGTAGCGCACCGGGAGGGAAGCGAAATCCTCCCGGTTTTGTTATTTCAACCTGAAGCGCTATATACTCAAGGTTTATCCTTACGGGAACTTCACCCTTTGACCCACAACAGCATATGCGGCTCTCGAACTTTCGATACACCCTTCCCAAAACACGAATCGCCGATCACCTCGAATCGCCCCGCGACGCCTGCAAGCTGATGGTTTTGAACCGTCGCAAAAAAGAGATAGAGCACAAGGTGTTCACCGACATCGTCTCCTACTTCAAAAAGGGTGACCTACTCGTGGTCAACAACAGTCGGGTATTCCCTGCCAAGATTTTCGGCCAGAAGGAGAAAACTGATGCCAAGATCGAAGTCTTCCTGCTCAGGGAGCTGAACAAGGAGGCCGGGCTCTGGGACGTGCTGGTCGATCCGGCCCGCAAGGTTCGTGTTGGCAACAAGATCTATTTCGAGGATGACGTCGTGGCCGAGGTGGTGGACAACACAACGTCGAGAGGCCGCACGATCCGCTTCCTCAATCCGGACATCGACGTGTTCCAGATGGTCGAAAAAATCGGCCATGTGCCGCTTCCCCCTTACTTCACCCGGAAACCGAAAGAGACTGACCGCACCGATTACCAGACCGTTTATGCCAGCCAGACCGGCGCGGTGGTTGCGCCAATGGCGGGTCTGCACTTCACCATACCGCTCTTGCAGCAGCTCCAGAAAATCGGCGTCAAGATTCTGCCCCTCACCCTGCATCCAAGTCTGAGCACCTTCAACGCCATCGAGGTTGAGGATGTCTCGAAACACAAGATGGACTCGGAGTACTTCAATATCCCCTACCAGACGGCAATGGAGATCAACGAGACCAAGGTCAACAAATCGGGCCGGGTGTTCGTCGTCGGAACCACGACCTGCCGCGCGCTCGAAGCCAACGCGACGGTTGATGGAAAAATCAAATTCGGCCAGGGCTGGACTGACAAGTTCATCTATCCACCCTACAACTTCAAGGTCACCGATGCGCTCATCACCAACTTCCAGCAGCCGGAAACGACACTGATGATGGTGGTCAGCGCTTTTGCCGAGCACCGCCTGCTCATGGAAGCCTACAAAACCGCGCTCAAGAACAACTACCGTTTCCTCGCCTACGGGGATGCCATGCTTATCGTCTAACGCCCATGAAAACAGTAGTCATCATTGCGGCAAGCGGCGTCGGCAAACGCATGAAGCTCGATGGC
The nucleotide sequence above comes from Chlorobaculum tepidum TLS. Encoded proteins:
- the queA gene encoding tRNA preQ1(34) S-adenosylmethionine ribosyltransferase-isomerase QueA translates to MRLSNFRYTLPKTRIADHLESPRDACKLMVLNRRKKEIEHKVFTDIVSYFKKGDLLVVNNSRVFPAKIFGQKEKTDAKIEVFLLRELNKEAGLWDVLVDPARKVRVGNKIYFEDDVVAEVVDNTTSRGRTIRFLNPDIDVFQMVEKIGHVPLPPYFTRKPKETDRTDYQTVYASQTGAVVAPMAGLHFTIPLLQQLQKIGVKILPLTLHPSLSTFNAIEVEDVSKHKMDSEYFNIPYQTAMEINETKVNKSGRVFVVGTTTCRALEANATVDGKIKFGQGWTDKFIYPPYNFKVTDALITNFQQPETTLMMVVSAFAEHRLLMEAYKTALKNNYRFLAYGDAMLIV